A segment of the Marinomonas posidonica IVIA-Po-181 genome:
AACTCATTAATACAAAATTCAATTTTTTCCAGCTGTTGAAAAGAAACTTGCTTAGTCACCGTATTCTTTTCTAACTCAGCACAATAAGCAGAAAGTCGAAAAGCACCGATATAAGCCAAACTGGATTTAAGTGAATGTATAATGAGTAACGTGTCATGTTGAGACACACCATTAAATGAAAAACCCTGATACTTATCATAAAATGACATAAGCAAATCAAGATAAAGTTCTGATTTACCATCCAGTTTTTCAATTGCTTGCCAGACGTCTAATGTATCGATAGCGGAAATGTTAGACAATACTTCTTGATTATAAGAAAACGCTTCAGATATTAGTTTTCCCCCACAAACTAAGGAGTTACCTTGCAAAATCTTTTGCGATTGAATTTGTAAAATTTTGTATAACTCGCTCTTATCAATAGGCTTATCTAGGTGCCCATTCATACCAGCCTGAGCCGATTTACGTTTTGCATCATCGGAGACATGTGCCGTCATGGCAAAAATAGGAATGTTTTTACTAACATCCAATGCTCTCAGTTTTTGTGTGGCCGTTAATCCGTCCATCACAGGCATTTGAATATCCATAAAGATCAAATCAAAATCTTCATTCAATACTTTGTCGAGCGCTTCTTGTCCATTATTGGCGATGATCACACGAGCGTTCGTTTCATTTAAATAACCTAGCATGACCTTTTGATTAATTAGGTTATCTTCCACCAAAAGTATTTTACAAGCCTGACAATTTGGAATCGCCACATTCACTTTGGCTGATGATTTCGATTTCTCAGACGTTTCCTGATATATTTTCAAGGGTATATTGAAACGAAACGTGGCCCCTTTACCTAAGTCACTTTCAACCTTTATCGAACCATTCATTAACTGGCAGATCTGCTGGCAAATGGCCAGCCCCAGTCCTGTTCCACCAAATACTCTAGTGTCACTGTCGTCTGCTTGCTGAAAAGACTGAAATAACCGCGCTTGATCTTTTATTGAAATACCAATTCCAGTATCAATAACCTCACCGGTTAACAGAATTTCTTGTTCTGAAATGGGAGAGGAAGAAAGGCGAACCGTAATACCACCACGCTCAGTAAACTTCACTGCATTGGTAATCAAGTTCACCAGTAATTGCTGGATTTTTAACGGATCGCCCAATAGGCTTGAAGGGATATAGGGCGACACATCACTACGTAGGCTAATTTGCTTTGCCTCTGCCTGAACTACATTAAGATTAATAGCATGCTCTAACAGACTGGCAATATGAAATGGACTTTCTTCAAGGGTCATTTTTCCCGCTTCGGCTTTCGAAAAATCCAACACATCATTGACGATGCTCAACAAGGACTCACCAGCCGATAATATTTTCGAGACGGAATCGGTTTGCTCTTCATTCAAGGGTGTTTTAAGGCATAAATAACTTAGCCCTATGACGGCATTAATAGGGGTACGAATTTCGTGGCTCATTCGCGCGACAAAGGAGGATTTGGCCTCTAAAGCCTCTTCTGCAATCAATTTAGCACGTTCAAACTCCGCTGTTCGTTCCCGAACTTTCCTATCTAGATCATGATTGACTGACTCCAACGCTAGACTGTATTCCGTCAGTTTTTCATTGGCCTGAAGTGCTACTTTTTCAGCGTCTTTGATTTTGGTGATATCACGGCTCACACCACACACGAAAATGGGATCGCCTAAAGCGTCATAAATAGGCACAAAAAGCGTATCAAAATAAATTTTAGAGCCATCGCCTCGCACACCGTTTTGCTCAACCGAAATGGGCTTACCTGCCGAGATGACTTCATGATAAGTGTCATACACTTGCTCAGCCATTTCATCACCAAACTGCTCTCGCAAATTTAATCGATGAACGATTGACTCTTGTTCCAGCCCCATGACTTTTTTAGAAGCGGGATTGTTATCATAAAGGGCAAACTCACCACCTTCTTCAACCGACATGATGAACATCAAGTCTGCTGAATATCGCCAAAGTTGTCGAAAACAATCTAAGATAGTTTGATCGTGCTCATATTTATCATAGGTATGGCTCAACTGCATGTGTTATCCCTCACAGTAGATCACGTCAATCAATTGATTACTTTACTAATTGCCAGTTCATTGAGTTCGCTTGAAAATAGGCATTATCGGCATCTGTCCCATTAGCTAACCATCGAGATAACAGCAAACGATCTTCTGTCAAATTCATCCGGCCAACTAACGAAATGGGTTGTAATGTCGTCAGCATATATCCACTTAGGCTTAGACTTTGTAATATATTGTTATTAGCATAGGTGTCAGTGAAGCCAATTACCTGAATTTTTTCACCTTGATACGATAATTCCCCTGCCAATACACCATAAGTTGTATTCTGCACCGCCAGCGCCAACTGGATTGCCATATCATCTGACGACCAAACGCCATTAATTGGATTACCATTCTGTTCAGATTTTTCTTGCCATGGAGTTAGATTCACTAAAGCAGGAGTGCTGGCGGACTTCTTAAAAACCAAATTATCAATGTAATCACCAGGTTCAAAAGCTTGATAAGACGTCGTTGTCAGCAATGTATTAATCACCGTCATTTCCCCATTACTGTTTAATTGCCCGCAGTAAGTAGACACCCAATGAACGCCATCATCCTCAGCTGAAGAATCAATTGGACGCCAGAAAA
Coding sequences within it:
- a CDS encoding PAS domain-containing hybrid sensor histidine kinase/response regulator encodes the protein MQLSHTYDKYEHDQTILDCFRQLWRYSADLMFIMSVEEGGEFALYDNNPASKKVMGLEQESIVHRLNLREQFGDEMAEQVYDTYHEVISAGKPISVEQNGVRGDGSKIYFDTLFVPIYDALGDPIFVCGVSRDITKIKDAEKVALQANEKLTEYSLALESVNHDLDRKVRERTAEFERAKLIAEEALEAKSSFVARMSHEIRTPINAVIGLSYLCLKTPLNEEQTDSVSKILSAGESLLSIVNDVLDFSKAEAGKMTLEESPFHIASLLEHAINLNVVQAEAKQISLRSDVSPYIPSSLLGDPLKIQQLLVNLITNAVKFTERGGITVRLSSSPISEQEILLTGEVIDTGIGISIKDQARLFQSFQQADDSDTRVFGGTGLGLAICQQICQLMNGSIKVESDLGKGATFRFNIPLKIYQETSEKSKSSAKVNVAIPNCQACKILLVEDNLINQKVMLGYLNETNARVIIANNGQEALDKVLNEDFDLIFMDIQMPVMDGLTATQKLRALDVSKNIPIFAMTAHVSDDAKRKSAQAGMNGHLDKPIDKSELYKILQIQSQKILQGNSLVCGGKLISEAFSYNQEVLSNISAIDTLDVWQAIEKLDGKSELYLDLLMSFYDKYQGFSFNGVSQHDTLLIIHSLKSSLAYIGAFRLSAYCAELEKNTVTKQVSFQQLEKIEFCINELITALNEKLSPLFKNGELKVTVDHQQIVIDKLEHIHGLLKQSDFSVEDHLQDAQQMLVGTKYALTIENILYSVSSIEFEYAAVQVAELMFDLQGDK
- a CDS encoding avidin/streptavidin family protein, which produces MTFILNGVWKNEYGSSMTLEVSDAGQIVGEYQSTTGASGTYLLVGHCRPHNPDQQLGQPLVLSIFWRPIDSSAEDDGVHWVSTYCGQLNSNGEMTVINTLLTTTSYQAFEPGDYIDNLVFKKSASTPALVNLTPWQEKSEQNGNPINGVWSSDDMAIQLALAVQNTTYGVLAGELSYQGEKIQVIGFTDTYANNNILQSLSLSGYMLTTLQPISLVGRMNLTEDRLLLSRWLANGTDADNAYFQANSMNWQLVK